A stretch of Triticum aestivum cultivar Chinese Spring chromosome 1D, IWGSC CS RefSeq v2.1, whole genome shotgun sequence DNA encodes these proteins:
- the LOC123183208 gene encoding uncharacterized protein, protein MRRAAALLLLLAFSAAAAVAAAAEDSTTGILPAGGNNGTDIADPGVGRTGQNGEADPNTQQKVHGEGELKNVITENTNTDNSVKGTSTGKDEPVQKPKDKDGNTTTSSMDFLQDPLIGECDPSHRCLIEKQKFIACLKVSGDSSALSLLMDNKGTNPLDVSITAPDYVILAEDTVHVEANGHNETQVSVSVSDTVNDMAIVLKVAEETCKINLETAVTRNTGRVIPMRLTPTYMLVPVFVLLGLAGLCVKLRRARKQDGGPAYQKLDAPELPVSIGGKKEADQPDQWDDNWGDDWDDEEAPSTPSNSMPNLSSKGLASRRSTKDGWKD, encoded by the exons ATGCGGCGGGCAGCGGCGCTCCTCCTCCTGCTCGCCttctcggccgccgccgccgtcgcagcagcagccgAG GATAGTACCACTGGTATCCTACCAGCAGGAGGAAACAATGGTACCGATATAGCGGATCCAGGTGTTGGGAGGACAGGGCAGAACGGCGAGGCAGATCCTAACACGCAACAGAAAGTACACGGGGAGGGGGAGCTCAAGAACGTCATTACTGAGAACACTAACACGGATAATTCCGTCAAAGGAACTAGCACCGGGAAAGATGAGCCAGTACAGAAACCAAAGGACAAAGATGGCAACACAACAACATCCTCGATGGACTTCTTGCAGGATCCACTGATCGGCGAATGTGATCCATCCCATAGATGTCTCATTGAAAAACAGAAGTTCATCGCCTGCTTGAAAGTTTCCGGAG ATTCGTCAGCTCTATCCCTTTTGATGGACAACAAAGGCACAAACCCACTTGATGTTAGCATAACGGCTCCAGATTATGTCATCTTAGCAGAAGATACAGTTCATGTTGAAGCAAACGGTCACAATGAG ACGCAGGTGAGTGTTTCTGTCAGCGATACCGTGAATGACATGGCGATAGTTCTCAAAGTCGCAGAAGAAACCTGTAAAATCAATCTTGAGACCGCAGTCACAAGGAACACAGGCCGGGTGATACCAATGCGGCTTACTCCAACCTACATGCTGGTGCCCGTATTTGTTCTCCTTGGGCTGGCAGGACTATGCGTCAAACTCCGGAGGGCGCGGAAGCAAGATGGTGGGCCAGCATACCAGAAGCTCGACGCACCAGAGCTACCAGTCTCCATTGGAGGGAAGAAAGAAGCTGATCAGCCTGACCAGTGGGATGACAACTGGGGAGATGACTGGGACGACGAGGAGGCGCCGTCAACACCGTCGAACTCCATGCCCAACCTGTCGTCGAAAGGTCTGGCTTCGAGGAGGTCGACCAAGGATGGCTGGAAAGATTAG